Part of the Procambarus clarkii isolate CNS0578487 chromosome 20, FALCON_Pclarkii_2.0, whole genome shotgun sequence genome, TTATAAGTATGTTCTCTTTGTGTGTGATGTTGTCCATTACCAGTGCAACTCTCACAGGCTACAGGCCCCCTTCACCTGTACATCATGTCtcatctctctgcctctctcctcctgACTCTACATGTCATATGACGCTTCCCTTATGACTTTGCCTCTCTCCCTACTTGATATGACTTCTTGTCCGTATGGTAGTAACTCTATACGTAACTTGGCCCCCATTCTTTCCTTGACACGACCTTATTCCTCATATGACCTGATCGTTGACGTGCCCCAGATCACAGTGGGCGGTGATGAGTCGTGACCTGGTGGACTACTCAGTAACCTGGAGCCGTCGGAATAGTCGTCTGAACCGCTGGCACTTCCACCTGCAGACCTCCATAGTCCCCGACGAGTCCTACTTCCCCACCGTCGCTATGAACTCCCCATATAAGTAAGTACGTGCATGTCCGTGAATCGTATGACCACGGACGTGAAGTGATTGTGCCCAAGTACATAATTCCTTCAACCTGTGATCATATTCCGCCCAGCCCCTGAAGACAGTCCTCCACTACCCATATATCTTTCATAGGAATCGGATCCTTCCTTTGGGGTTCCACTGGTTGAGGCGGTTTGAGGGCCTCAACACCATCTTTCTCTGTCGTCACATGGAAGACGCCGACTTCTGTGGCCAGGTGGGTCTTCGTCTGCCTATacgaataaatacttcattttcccaAAAATAAGAATGAATGTATTTAGATATGTAGAATTTGTATTTATCGTAAAGTCAAACTTGAAGGTGAAAGCCTGTGCGTATCTTACACCAGGGCCCGGGACCGATCGAAGAGGAGAACTTGAAGGAAATGTTGGAGGCATCACACAGGTATTTCTTGGCCAGGAAATTCTACACCCACGACATCAACCACTCAACCAGGAAAAAGGTCAGCATTTACCATAGCTAATTCAGGATGCAGAgtgaatcctcaaatatagtgattTGCATCGATTCCTCCCCACACCTATATCATTCTTCTTTCCCCTTCCTAAAACACAACTACGCCTTCCAAGAcaactcctcctcctccgtcctcAAACACAACCCCTTCCCACTTTCCTCAAACAGAGCCCGTTCTCTCCTTCGCCCATATACTTCGTTACCGGCTTAGACCCCcaccctctcccactcccccatcactGAAAGACCTGCAACGCCCTGTCGCAGATAGCGGAACATGTGAGGACCAATTACTACCAGAATCTGAAGAGACACCTGCCGGCGGCCCTCCTGCAGCAGCTGACCCACCTCGCCTTCCCCCTTCTACAGCAGCAGGTGGCTGCCCATCCTCATCTAGCCCACCTCAGCCTCACCCCCGGGGCTGTGCTGGGGCTCCGGGTAAGCTTTGTTTCACAATACGACTCAATAGTGTGAACCACCTGCATCACCCAGCCCAATCTTACCTTCCTtctggttttaaattcttgcttctTTTAAATTCTTGATAATATGGACCATGTAGCTAACTTGAAAGTCACCAACTATCTGAATTTTCCTACTTTCATTGACAGATTGTAGTCATGCCTTGGTCCATTGTTCGTCTTACCTTGGTCCTTGTCCATCTTACTTTTGTACATCCATCTAATTTTTAATGATTTCTTTGCCTGTTATAACAGAATAAAGCTTATATGTTATTTCAAGATCTGAATTTTAACTGCTTTAGAGTTTAAATATTTTTAACTCTCAAGATGGTTTACACATGATCCTCTAGTATTTTGCACCCTGAACTTGTTATTAAAACTTGTCTCTTTTGCACTGCGACCTCTCACCTTCCTTCCCTTAGTGAGTTCCTGCAGACTGCCCAGAAAGGATAAATTAGTACGTCAGTACACTTTCCCAAGATCCAGGGTGATATCTCGTCTGATTTAGATCCTTTACTCAGTTAAAGTTTTAAATAATGTCCTTGTGTGTGCGGGAAGGTGATGTCACATTTGAATATTGGATTACTAGGGGAAGTTTGGTACAAGAGTAAGATCTGGGGCACGCAACTAGTATTATATGCAAATTCACGCATATTcataaattatataaaatatgcaTCTAATGCCATCTCTTTCACCCCATACTTCTGCTCCACCTACGCCACCTTGTGCTCCACTTGTGCCACCTACGCCACCTTGTGCTCCACTTGTGCCACCTACGCCACCTTGTGCTCCACTTGTGCCACCTACGCCACCTTGTGCTCCACCTGTGCCACCTACGCCACCTACAGGTGATGCCCCGTCTCCACCTGACCAACCCGTGCTGTTCTCTGCCCTTCGAGAGGTCCTTCAAGAGTAcgcaggagttcttctactgggTAGACTTTTCCCTTGTGAGTCTCGTCATGCTGctcatggtggtgatagtgacgataatggtggtgatagtgacgataatggtggtgatagtgacgataatggtggtgatagtgacgataATGGTGGTGAAAGTGACGataatggtggtgataatggCGGTGAGAGTGACggtaatggtggtgatagtgacgataATGGTGATGATAATGACGGTGATAGtgacaatgaacaaatccattgtGACAATAATGGAGGTGATAGTGACGATAATGGCGATGATAGTGACGATAATGGCGGTAATAGTGACgataatggtggtgatagtgacgataTTGGTGATGATAATGACGATAAGGACGGTGATAGTGACAATAATGGAGGTGATAGTGACGATAATTGAGGTGATAGTGACAATAATGGCGATGATAGTGACGATAATGGTGGTGAAAGTGACgataatggtggtgatagtgacgataATGGGGGTTATAGTGACGATaatagtggtgatagtgacgATAATGGCGGTGGCAGTGACgataatggtggtgatagtgacaatAATGGGGGTTATAGTGACGATaatagtggtgatagtgacgATAATGGCGGTGGCAGTGACgataatggtggtgatagtgacgataatggtggtgatagtgacgataATGGCGGTGATAGTGACGATAATAGTGACAATGATAGTGGTAGTGACGATAATGGTGATAATAGGGACACTAATGGTAATATCAAGTGTTaaaaaaagtaataataataatagtgataATGAAACTAAaatcccctctctttcccctctatccccttctttcctcccttctacCCTCACCCTGTTCTTACCTCCtgctcctcccctcaccccctgcaTCTCTCCTTCCTAgtggtgaccaaccacttgggctggacggtagagtgacggtctcgcttcatgcaggtcggcgttcaatccccgaccgtacacaagtggttgggcgccaatccccccccccccccccgtcccatcacaaattcttatcctgaccccttcccagtgctatatgattgtaatggcttggcgctttccctgatagttcccttcccactccgtcctcccctccctttcccctcaccccctgcttacgtccctccccccccctccccacacgttTCCCTCCCTCTTCCACCCTGTTTCCTTGcccccttctctcacccttatcccttccctcccccctcccctcaccccatccCTTTCCCTTCAcccctgcttccctccctccctcctcccctcaacCTTTGCTTCCCTACCTCAGCgtcaccctccttccctcctgcctccctcctcccctctaagCCAGGTATGAGGAAAAGTTCTAAAAAATAGTAAGCATTATTTTCCTGTCTCCATTGAACGTTGAACCCCACACTCCTCTCACCCCACACTCATCTcaccccccacactcctctcACCCCCATactcctctcacccccacactcatCTCACCCCCACACTCATCTCACCCCGACACTCATCTCACCCCCCACTCATGTATGGTGCCCCGCCTCCTGcaggtggaggaggtggaggggagaGTGGTTGGCGGGGCTCGAGCAGGGGTGGCCCCAAGGGCGGCGTGCGACTGCTACCCTGACGGGCACCTGAGGGCCCTCAggtacaccacctaccaccaggaccTCGCCGCTACCCCAAGGTCAGTCACCATCACCTCTCTTCGCCACTCTCCAAATACCGTGTGATGATTAGCAATCGTTTTTTAATTCTAGTTCTCGTTATCAGCTCATACATATTACATTGTAATATACACATTACAATATATACTCATAGTATAATATACTCATACACATTACATTATAAacttaaaggtaaatttataattattattattatatttttattattattattatttttattgtctCATACAGTTTTAACAATTACCAAATTATGCCAATAGTATATTGTTTCTTAATTTTTTTAAGTTATGCAGAGAAACGCTCTACGTATTAATGGCTTTAGGCACTGTACTTGTCTTACTCATGACTCCTCCACTGTTCCTGTACCGTGTTTACGTATGTACTCCTGcctaaataaatataattattattattatcattatcatcatctgTATTATTACTATTGTTATTATATGAAAGAAAACATATCCCAAATCCTCACTGTCTATTAGTAGTATTAATGGTTGCGAACAtcaacacaaccagcatcatcacAACtactaataacaccacaacttcaGCCAGCACCGACGCCACAACTGTCACTACATCTCTTACCATTTATCCAGCACGTCATCAGATGAACCCAAGTCAGCGCTCTCCATCAATCTGCCATTGCCGTTCGCGATGCCAGGAGTGGACACGGTGTTCGTGGAGCTGTGGTTCCACGCCGGGGAGCGCAGCCTCACCCCAGACTGCCGCAAGAGGACCAGACCCACGGGCACGCCTATGGAATTCCGCAATCTGAATATTACCGGAGTGACGGGAGATCCACTGGACGTGATTGTGCAGCTAGTCGATCCTAGAGGGAACGTGAggtgagagaaagaaagaaagagagagagagagagagagagagagagagagagagagagagagagagagagagagagagagagagagagagagagagagagagagagagacagacagacagagacagagacagagattaaAAAATACCTTATTTTACAGGTGCGAGGAGCACAAAACAGAGTACTGGGACAAGGACCACATCTTCCTCAATGGAGACGGGGAAATGGTTGAGATGGCGTCCTTCTTCCCCATCTCCTGCGGTGTCATGGAACACGGCCCCTGGACAGTCCGTGTCTTTCAGGTAGGTCATGAGGAGGACTCTGGGCTTCGTGCCTTTCAGACAGGTACTGAAGGAAAGCTCGGACCATTTATATCAGCCTGTTGCTGTATGTTAAGAAGAGGGCTTTTGGTCTCGTGAGTCTCCTAAATGACTTCATTTTCCTCGTCTTCTATTTCGGGTCGTGAGGGAGCTCTGAACTTTCTTATCTTCCAGGCAGACCTTGAGCGGTACTCTGAATTCACCATACAACATTCATAGATGATAGATCATACATCAATAGTTCTGGAATGCCTTTCACACCTTTCCACAATAGATTTGAaatagttgaaattgaaattgaaataagtttattgaggtaaaatacacacaaagggatgaggtagctcaagctattctcaccccattcagtacaacgtgttaatatatacatagacacacatcacaaataaacacattaccaaacattctgagaggtaaaaatatacatttcctccctcacaagtagtatggtatcagacgtacacacaaatacttttatgacctaggtatactttgAAATAGTTAATCCCACACAAAGTAAATAAGTAAGTATTCGAGAGGCTGAATAATGTCTAATCCTGTAGAGCAGTCACAACACATCCCTTGTAGCCTCCCGTTATTAGGAGCAGGAATTCTGAAAGACTTGTCGAGGTCTCTAGCTGAAGACTGGCTACTTATTAGGAAGCAATCCACAACAGTCTACTAGCTCCCTGGCACCTGTTTACTGATGGCTGAACAGAAGTATCGGGTACACGGAAACGTGCCCAAATGTCTGGCCCTGCTGGGAAATTGTGTTTACATCCAATCCAATATTACAGTCTGTAGTCGGTAGTCCTGATACAGATTTTATTCGGCGGTACAGTCATGGAATACCCCTCTTCCCGTCCAGTACCCTACGGATACACTTTCATAATATCACAGGATGGGGTTGAAGATGCCCGGCACTACGAGCTTCCTGTGGTCGTCCTGCCAGGAGTCCAAGACATGCCCCTTGACCCGCACCAGCTGGAGCGCGTTGATCTTCTTCAGGGACTCTGGACTGTAGAGCAGGCAGCGCTCCTCCCTTTCAACGACTACTACGGGTAGGTTACCTTTAAAGCTGGTGTTATTATCAGGGAGGAAGCTCTTGGTGGGTTGTGGGAACTCCCTGATTCATGTGACAATGGCAGAGTTTGTGGGGCGAGTTACGTATGGTAGGCATCGCAGGACTAAACCCTGTCTCTTTACATGCTCTAAAGTAAGGAACATTGACAGATTACAGATTACAATACTGATACTATTCGTTACAAATTTCAGGGACTCTCCCAAGTTGCCAGAAAGAAACCCCAGTCCTCCAGTTTATCGTCCAAAGTCAAAAGATAAAAAGAACGGGGAGGTGAAAGagaaaacaggagaagcaaaggcACACACCAAAGACACCATCCATGACCCCAGGAGTTGTGGATCACTGAAAGAGGAACGCCATTTTGGTCTTCACCACTACGACTCCACCAGGTGGGTGGGTCACAAGCATCTCTCCTCGGTATGTGGGTCACTTACACTCTTCAAATGTCCTTCAGAACAATGCACTTAATTTATGTTTCAATGTGCACTCATTATTTAAATAAATGATTATTGTTCGATATCAAATTCTTACGTATAATAACGATTGGACTTTGCCATATATTTAATTCAGTTTATGTGTATATTTTCACCCACAAGTCTGACGTAAACATGAACCTTGTAACATTGATGTATATTAGTGAGATAGGAATAACTGCCTCGTGTGATGAAGCAAACTGCCCGCTGCTAATGTCTCTTCATTCCTTGGTCCAAATAGTCACTCTCGATGACAAGATTACGCTTCAATTGTCATATTTTTGCAAATAAATTAACTTTCCGTGGCTATATCTTAAAGCGTAATTGTGGTGGTGTTTACAACAGACAGCAAGAGGCCTGCAGGCTGCCTGCCGGAGGTGAAGGAGGAGCCGACGGAACTGCTGCATGAGACACACGGCTCATAAATACCCCAAAAGGAGGAAAAGAAGGAAGACAAACTGTAATGACGATGAGGATGAAGAGACCATGGAGTGGACGAAAATGAGCGAAGGTGGACAGCCTGGACAAAAGTGTTTGGCAAAAATAGACACTTTATATTTACTGTCTGTAATAGAAGCAGTAGGAGTGATGGTACTAAACATCGTGACGAAATATtaataatagtagtagtattTTCAGTCAGAACAACAGGAATTAGATGGGAAAAAATAGCCGGAATGCAATGACACCAGCCCACACTGCTCGGTCCCACACTATACCAGCCCACACTGCTCGGTCCCACACTATACCAGCCCTCACTACACCAGCCCACACTGCT contains:
- the LOC138366644 gene encoding uncharacterized protein, with protein sequence MMKAAVTVGATTAVAALLVSVVAGEAAEDWYSGIPEQWEHRYHQAVAGDLVVREYVLQEVHPRTALLCPKDFAIAKLRLLLRTGEDIIRAHPEAALDVPYAHWLVKVEDGVDSDEEKGSSKCPTLKACLGYQACFFNYGVEFCHMDPIPGQRKVLQVTVTCLRDKTMKAALVKAREAAGHIRKICRRAHQVVHLTYTSRLEQGVQDYRLTEIRPREEAEEEVFYGSCPALPYTLREGYRGQCNNSPPDSTTVSEALWSLLGRVPSRECREEIRQIYCSFLYHNKGLCLPPFVLEPGQVSEVEPEHLRLVFNSFPQTGTRPDLAGYQDLRRDPHKALIPARIGFLILAHKDPAALVQLLSMLYRPHHYYVFHVDRRQAAVRATLTALLHNLMPTATNVRIVPESRSFGATWGSFNIVRAELEAFEELLRMGVWDFAVKMSGSELPLRDVDDLSATLAPYRGYSFLPVFGQRNKDMNADQGLVLDVWHGCEGYVYNVTRAGGQPYPEEIPIHTGSQWAVMSRDLVDYSVTWSRRNSRLNRWHFHLQTSIVPDESYFPTVAMNSPYKNRILPLGFHWLRRFEGLNTIFLCRHMEDADFCGQGPGPIEEENLKEMLEASHRYFLARKFYTHDINHSTRKKIAEHVRTNYYQNLKRHLPAALLQQLTHLAFPLLQQQVAAHPHLAHLSLTPGAVLGLRVMPRLHLTNPCCSLPFERSFKSTQEFFYWVDFSLVEEVEGRVVGGARAGVAPRAACDCYPDGHLRALRYTTYHQDLAATPSTSSDEPKSALSINLPLPFAMPGVDTVFVELWFHAGERSLTPDCRKRTRPTGTPMEFRNLNITGVTGDPLDVIVQLVDPRGNVRCEEHKTEYWDKDHIFLNGDGEMVEMASFFPISCGVMEHGPWTVRVFQDGVEDARHYELPVVVLPGVQDMPLDPHQLERVDLLQGLWTVEQAALLPFNDYYGDSPKLPERNPSPPVYRPKSKDKKNGEVKEKTGEAKAHTKDTIHDPRSCGSLKEERHFGLHHYDSTRQQEACRLPAGGEGGADGTAA